The Halomicrobium zhouii genomic sequence CGCTGGCCGCCGGAGAGGCGGCCGCCGCGCTCGCCGACGTGGGTGTCGTACCCCTCGGCCAGGTCGGTGACGAACTCGTGGGCGCCCGCCTGCTTCGCGGCGGCGACGACGTCCTCGTGGTCGGCGTCTGCGACGGCGTAGGCGACGTTCTCCCGCACCGTCCCGTAGAAGAGGAACGGGTCCTGGGAGACGTAGCCCAGGTGCCGGCGGAGGCTGCGCCGGGAGACCGTCGCGATATCCGTCCCGTCGATGCGGACGGTCCCATCGCTGGGGTCGTAAAAGCGGAAGAGGAGCTTGACGATAGTCGACTTGCCCGCGCCGGTTGGGCCCACGATACCCACGAGGTCGCCGGGGTCGGCGGTGAAGTCGACGTCTTCGACGGTGGCCTCCTCGGCGCCGTCGTAGGCGAAGGCGACGTCCTCGTAGTCGAGGCGGGCCTCGCGGACCGAGAGCTCGCCGTCTTCGTCGCCGGTGTCCAGCTCGTTCGTCCGCTCGAGCACCGCGACGATGCGCTTGCTGGAGGCCAGCGCGTTCTCGTAGCTGTCGAGCACTTCGAGCATGAGCTGGCGGATGGGGGCGTAGAAGGACTTCCCGTAGAAGAGGAAGGTCACGAGCGTCCCGGCCGAGAGGGGCTCGACGAAGGCGGGGACGTCGCCCATCACGACGAGCGCGCCGGCGGCGAAGACGCCGATGAACACCAGCGACGCGAGCAGCCAGGTGCTCAGGTTGTACGCCAGCCGCAGGCGGATGACGGCCCACTTGTCGTCCCGGTACCGGGCGGAGACGTCCCGGATGGCGTCTCGCTCGTCGTCCTCACTGGTGAAGGCCTTGACCGTCGTGATCCCGTCGATGGAGTCCTCCAGCCGGGAGTTGACGGTCCCGATGGTCTCACGGACGGCGTCGTAGCGGGGCTCGACCCGGACGGCGTACCAGTAGCTCAGGCCCGCGAGGACGAGCGGCATGAGCGCGAGCAGTATCGCCAGTTGCCAGTGGAGCAGCGCCATGAAGGCGAAGGAGACGACGACCTGGAGGAGGAATCGCAGGCCCCGGAACGAGGCGTCGCCGAACTTCCGGAGGTTCCCCACGTCGTTGTTGAGGACGCTCATCAGGTCCCCCGTCTGGCGGTCGTCGAAGTAGCCCATCTCGTGGCCCACGAGCGCGTCGAAGGTGTCCACGCGGACGTCGTGGAGCGTCCGGTAGGTCGCCGTCCCGGAGATCCGGCCGCCGAGCCAGCTCAGGACCGCCTCGGCGGCGAACGCGACCGCGAGCAGGGTGATGGTGAAGACGACCTGCCCCGCTTGCTCCTCTGGGATCAACGACTGGGGGACGAGCGGCAGCGAGTACCGCTCCCTCTCGAGGAAGATGGCGTCCAGCGCGACCCCGACGAGCAGCGCCGGCACTCGCCCGGGAATCTGGGAGAGCCCCATCCCGGCGCCGCCGAGGACGAACCGGCGGCTGTGCGGTCGCGCGTACCGCCGGATCAGGTGGCCCAGCGGGTCGCCGTCGACGGGAGTGGTCTCTGAATCGGTCACGTGTTTCCTCGCGAACTGCGGTGGTCGAACCGCTCGGGAGCGGGCGGTGATCTGCAACCGACGGAGACGACGTGTCGGTCCAGAACCCTGTGGTTTATGTGGGTGTGACTAGCACAGGCACGCTGCACCGCCTGGCGACTGTGTGGGGTCGAACCGGATCCGGCAGCGTCGCTCTGAGGCTGAAGAGAACCTGGTCGACGGACCTGACAGTAGTGAGCCATCGGTGGGTTCGAGTTCGTCAGTCGGCCGGCGTCGGCGCCAGGTCGTCTTCGTCGACGACCCGGTCCGACCAGGTGTCGCGGGCGAACCACGCGGTCACGAGCAGCGCCGCGCCGGCGTGCATCAGGGCGATGGCCCACCAGGCGCCGTCGGTGCCCATGTCGAACCACGCGAGGAGGACGTACGCGGGGACGACCTGCAGCCCCCACACGGCGGTGACCGAGAAGATCATCGCCGCGCGGGTGGAGCCGGCGCCGTTGAAACAGCCCTTGATGACGTGGAAGACGCCCATCAGCCCCCACGTCGGCGCGACGATGTAGAGGAACCGGACGCCGATGTTGACCACCTCGCCGGACCTGGGGTCGTCACCCTCGATGAACACCGAGACGATGGGTTCGGCGTAGGCGACGGCGACCAGCGTCAGGACGAGGTAGACGGAGACGAGGATTCCGACGGCCATGAAGACGACGCGGCGAGCGCGCTGGGCGCGTTCGGCCCCGAGGTTCTGGCCGACGGCGGTCTCGACGCCCATCCCGAGGCCGACCGCCAGCAGGAAGACCAGCGAGTTGATCCGCGAGGAGATGCCGAAGGAGGCGACCGCGGTCGGGCCGACGATGGCGACGATGGCCGTCATGGCGCTGTAGGACAGCGCCCCGGAGCTCTGCTCGATGCTGGCGGGGTAACCGATCTCGACGATCCGCTTCATCGTCTCCAGTTCCAGGCGAAGGTCCGAGAAGGACAGCGAGAGGCCCAGATGGCCGGTGAACAGGAGCGCGACGCCCGGAATCGTCGCGAGCGAGCGCGAGATGATGGTCGCGATGGCCGCGCCCTGGACGCCGTAGCCGGTGAAGCCGGTGGCGGCGTACAGCGGCGCCTGCAGCGACTCCAGGCCGACCAGCGCGAACAGCGGATTCTCCTGGAACCCGAAGATGAAGATCGGGTCGAGGACGATGTTGACGGCGACGCTGAGTGCCATCAGATACATCGGCGTCTTCGTGTCGCCCCATCCGCGCAGCAGCGACTGGAAGACGAAGAAGCCGAACATGAACCAGACGCCCACGAAGATGACGCGCATGTACTCGACGGAGTAGGTGAACACGTCGGTGCCCGGCTCTGCGCCGATGAGTCGCAGGAACGTCGGGGCCATGAAGTACCCGACGACGCCGAGGACCAGCGAGAACAGGGTGACGAACGCCAGCGTCTGGCCGGCGACCTCGTTTACCCGGTCCAGCTTGTCGGCGCCCTTGTTCTGGGCGACCAGGACGCTCCCGGCCAGCGTCAGCCCGCCGCCCAGCGAGATGAGGACGAACACGGGCGGCCAGGAAAAGGAGAGGGCGCTCACCGCGTCCGTCCCCAGTTGACCGACCCAGATGGTGTCGACGAGGTTGTACAGCACCTGCAGGAGCTGCGTGACGACGATGGGCGCAGAGAGGGCGAGCAGGGGGCGCCACAGCGACCCCGAGGTCAGGTCGCGGTCCGCGTCCTCGCTCACTCGCCGCCCTCCTCGCCGTCCGCTTCACCGCCTTCTCCGCCGACCAGCAGCCGGTTCACGAGCAGGTCGTCGACGGCAGCCATCACCTCGTCGGTGGGGGCCGCGTCACCGAGGACGACGCCGTGTGCCTGGGCGCCCTCGATGGCCGAGCGAAACAGCGCGGCGAACTCCTCGGGGTCGACCGACTCGTCGAACTGTCCCTGCTCCTGTCCGTCACGAACGATGTCGGCGATCAGTTCGCGGATCCGCGCGTCGTTGCGCGCCAGTTGGTCGCGCAGCTTCTCGTCGTACGGCGCCTGGGCACGCAGGCCGAGTAGCGCCGTGTGGAAGTCGTTGGCGTCGTTGCCGTCGTCAGCACCGACGACGACGATATCGGCCATCCTGCGGAGTTCCTCGACCGGGTCCTGGCCGCCGCAGCCGGTGACCATCTCGACGAAGTTCTCCAGCAGGTGGTCCATGAACGCCGCCAGCAGGTCGTCCTTGGAGTCGTAGTGGTAGTGGATGAGCGACTTGCTCTTGTCGAACTCGTCCGCGATCGACTGCATCGTGAGGTTCGCGTAGCCGTGCTCACAGAGGGCGTCGAACGTGGCCGACATTATCTCCTCTTTCGACGAGTCCTCCGCGGTCATTACCGACTGACTATCTGGTCAGTATACAAATAGGCGTCGGTCGTCGGCCGCGCCCGCGCGGTCACCCTGCACTCGTCGACGCCGGCTCGGGGTTACGGGATCCGTGCGTGGTGCTTGCCAGGAACGCCCCGGACAGTCAGCGAGATGCCACGAGCCGGCCGGACGCGTCGTGAAACGAGCGGTACCACTAAGCAACTCGCCACCACATGCCCAGTTGGATGCAAGTGTTCGGGTCGAGCGGCGTCCGGGGAGTCGCTAACGAGGAGCTGACGCCGTCGTACGTCCTCCAGATCGCGCAGGCGGCGGGGACGGTGTGGGAGGCCGACCGCGCCGCGCTCGCGCGCGACACCCGGACGACGGGACAGCTGTTCGCGAACGCGGCCGCCAGCGGCCTGGCCAGCGTCGGCCTCGACGTCGACCGGCTCGGCGAACTGCCGACGCCGGGGCTGCAGGCCTACTGCGCCGCGGAGGGGGTACCGGGACTGATGATCACCGCCTCGCACAACCCGCCGGCGTACAACGGCGTGAAGCTGGTCGGTCCGGACGGCGTCGAACTCGACCGGGCGACGCTCGACAGCGTGGAGGAGCGACTCGCGGCCGAGTCCTGGGAGCGGGTCTCCTGGGCCGACGTCGGCGCGGCCCGCCACGTCGACGGCGTCGGCGAGTCCTACGTCGAGGGGATCCTCGACGCCGTCGACCGCGAGGCCATCGCCGACGCCGACCTCACCGTCGTCGTCGACCCCGGCCACGGCGCTGGCTGTCACACCAGCCCCGACTTCTTCCGGGAGCTGGGCTGTACGGTCCACACCGTCAACGCCCAGCCCGACGGCCACTTCCCCGGCCGGGACCCGGAGCCCGTCGCCGCCAACCTCGCCGACCTGGCCGAACACGTGAAGGCGACCGACGCGGACCTGGGCGTCGCTCACGACGGCGACGCCGACCGGGCGACGTTCGTCGACGAGGACGGCGCGTTCGTCAACGGCGACGCCGCGCTGGCCGCGCTGGTCGAGGCCGCCGTCGAACCCGGCGACGCGGTCGTCTCGGCGGTCAACGCCTCCCAGCGCGTCGCCGACGTCGTCGAGGCGGCCGGCGCCGACCTCACGCTGACCGCCATCGGCAGTACGAACATCATCACCCGGGTCAGGGAGCTCCAGGCCGACGGCGAGCGCGTCGCCGTCGCCGGCGAGGGCAACGGTGGCGTCATCTACCCCGACTACCGCATCGCCCGGGACGGCGCCTACACCGCCGCGAAGTTCTGCGAACTGGTCGCCGAGCGGCCGGCCAGCGAGATCGCCGGCGCCTTCGACGGCTACGCCAACGTCCGCGAGGCCGTCGGCTACGCCGACGAGACCGAGGAGACGGCGATGATCGGGGCCATCGAGGAGACCGCCCGCGACGCCGTCGCCGAACTGGACACGACCGACGGCTATCGCCTGGACTACGGCGACGGCTGGGTGCTGGCTCGTCCCTCGGGGACCGAACCGGTGATCCGTATCTACGCCGAGGCCCGGACCGAGAAGCGGGCGGAAGAACTGGCGGCGATGTTCGGCGACGCGGTGCGGCGCGTGCAGGACTAGTCGGTCCCGTCGTAGTCGACGTCGTCCCGGTTCTCTAGCAGCTTCGATAATACTGTGCCGTCGAGTTTGTAGAGGAAGTCCGCGATCTCGCTATCGGCGTTGAACTGGTAGCGTTTGCTCGGACCGGTCTCTCTGGTGAACTCGACGACGCCGAGTTCGACGAAGTCGTCGAGGTGGTCGTAGACGGTGCTCCGGGCGACGCCGGCCTGGCGAGCTATCTCGCTGACGCTCAGGTCGCGCGTGCGCTCGTCGACGAAGACGCTGAGCATTCGCGCCCTGGCTCCGTCGCCGAACAGTTCGACGAGCGGGGTTCCGTCGGCGTAGGCCTCTTCGTGCGCTGTCTCGGACATTGTGGTCTCCGTACACGCAAGTGGGTTCTGGAAGCAACATAAATGTTTGTACGAGACTGCACTATTGTAGCTTTCAAACTACACACTTCGGTTTATCTATGGAGACGGGGCCAGGCAGTCCCGATGCAAGCACAGGCGATCCGGAATTGTCTCGTTCGAAAGATGCTCCGCAAGGATGTGGTTGGCGCGCACAAGATACAAATCGACACCATCGTCGGGTATTCACTCCCGACCGACGAGCGAGGGCGTGGACGGACGTTACTCGAAGAGATGGCCACGGATCCGGAGTGTCCAGTCGAATCGTACGGTGGTGGTCATCGTGAAAACGTCAGGTTGACCAGTATCGAAGCTGCGGTTCGATATCTCGAATCGAACGACGGCGACGTGCCCTTCGGATTCGGATAAGTGAGACAGCGCTCACCGGTCCGGATACGTCTCCAGCGCGTCTTCCAGTTGCTCGCGTTCCTCGCGCAGCTCCGCGAGTTCTTCCTCGACGGCACCGCTCCGGAGCCGCTCGCGTTCCGCGTCGGTCAACTGGTCGCGGGCCTGCGCACTGGTCCGCAACCGGTCGTAGTCCTCGCGCCGGGTGAGTTCCCGGACCGCGCGCAGATCGGGCACTACGTCCGGGGCGAACCGGCCGACAACCGAGATGCGCTCGTTACACTGCCAGCGTAGCACGTCGGCTTCCGGCGGCGGCCAGCCGACGGTGAGCGGGTCGGCGTCGAGGCGCTCCAGGTAGGTCTGCTGGGTAGCCACCGCCCGTTTGAGCGCGTCGGGGTCGTCGACGTAGTGGTCCAGCTTCGACCGGGAGAAGCCCGCGTACTCCAGCAACTGGGGGATCGACTCGGTCCCGGCCTCGTGGGTCCGGACGAACGTCCGGAGGTCGTCGGGCGGCCGCTCGAAGGGGACGAGCGGAAAGTTGGCCGTCGTCGCCAGGAAGTCGAGCACCTCGCGGGCCGAGGAGTCGGATCTGAACGACGCGAACGCCTCGCGCACGTTCTGGTCGTACGTCTCGATAGGGTCTCGAAGGCGTTCGACGGGTGCGTCCAGGTCGGCCTCGCCGAGACGCTGGAGGCGTTCCCGCTCGGCGATTTCGTCCCGGACCTCGTCGAGTCGGCGGCCCACGGCGCGGCGGGCTTCGCGGTAGCGGTCGGTGGCGTCCTCCCAGTCTTCCAGGGGCGCCAGCGCGGATTCGGCGTCCGCCAGGCGCTCCCTGGCGTCCTCGAAGTCGCTCTCGACGAGGCGGCGCTGCTGGAGCAGGTCGTCGATGTCCTCGAAGGTCTCTCGCTCGGGCAGGTCCTCCGGGAGGTCGTTCGTGAAGTGGCCGATGCGGTCCTGGAACTCGATGAAGGCCGCGAAGTCCTCGTCGCGGACGGCCCGGTCCTCGTAGGCGGTGAGGATCTCCCGCAGGTCGCCGACGGCCTCGCGGAGGTCGCGGAGGTTCTCCTCGCCGACGGACTCGACCTGTGATTTCGCCTCCCGCCGGTCCGCGTCCGCGCGTTCGAGGCGGGCGACCGACTCGACCATCGGCCTACTCGTACACCTCGTCCGGGTCGAAGACGCGCTCGCCGACCACATCGCCGTCGACGGTCCGGTAGAAACAGGACTCGTAGCCGGTGTGGCAGGCGCCGCCGTCCTGGTCGACGAGGTAGAGGATGGCGTCGCCGTCGCAGTCGACGCGAACCTCCTCGATTGCCTGGGTGTGACCGCTGGAGCCACCCTTCTTCCAGAGTTCGTCGCGGCTGCGCGAGTAGTAGTGGGCCAGCCCCGTCTCGCGAGTGTGCTCGAGGGCCTCCTCGGTGACGTACGCGAGCATCAGCACTTCGCCGGTGTCGGCGTCCTGTGCCACCGCGGGCAGCAACTCCTGCTCGTCGAAGGCCAGGTCTGGCTCGGTGGTCTCGGCGGCGTCGCTCATGGACGAGCGGAGGCGCGTGGCCCGGATAGGCTTTCTGCTAGCGACGGTCGACGACGGCAGCGGGCGTCGGCGCCCGGAACTAGGCGAATCCGAGGGCCGCGACCGCGGTGAACAGCACGTCGCCGTAGGTGAGCGAGAGGACCAGTCCGAAGAACATGGGGACGATGAAGGGGATGCCCGGCGATATCCACACCTCGTCGGCGGTCGTGAGCACCTCCAGGCCCTCGCGCAGTTGCGCCGGCGAGGTGCCGTAGGCCGAGTGGTCGATGTCGTCGAGGAACGCCTGGGCGCCCCAGGGGTCCTCGGCTCGCGGTGCGGGGGGAACAGCGCCGCTCCCACCGTCGTCCGGCGCGGCCGTCCCATCGACGGGCACGCCGCCGTCGGTGGCCATCCCGCCGTCACCCGGCGCGTTGGGGACCCTGGGGAGACTGTCGGGATGGCGGAGTCGCTCCGGGTCCTCGCGGAGCGCGGCCAGCGACTCGTCGCGCCACTGGAGGTACATCCGGAGCGCGTCGAGGTCGAGGCCACCGCGGGTGAACCCATCGGGCGTCTCCAGGAGCATCCCGTACTCGTCGGTCGTCCGGTCCCAGGCGACGGGTTTGCCGATGAGCATCGGCCAGGCGACGTGGCCCCGGAGGAGGTTCCCCAGCGCGACCGCCAGCGGGTAGGCGGCGCCGACGACGACCGTGTTCGAGAGGATGGTCAGCGAGAAGACGCCGACCCGCGTCGGTTCGAGCGGCAGCGCCGCCCACGGCAGGTAGAACACGGGATACACCGG encodes the following:
- the glmM gene encoding phosphoglucosamine mutase, translated to MQVFGSSGVRGVANEELTPSYVLQIAQAAGTVWEADRAALARDTRTTGQLFANAAASGLASVGLDVDRLGELPTPGLQAYCAAEGVPGLMITASHNPPAYNGVKLVGPDGVELDRATLDSVEERLAAESWERVSWADVGAARHVDGVGESYVEGILDAVDREAIADADLTVVVDPGHGAGCHTSPDFFRELGCTVHTVNAQPDGHFPGRDPEPVAANLADLAEHVKATDADLGVAHDGDADRATFVDEDGAFVNGDAALAALVEAAVEPGDAVVSAVNASQRVADVVEAAGADLTLTAIGSTNIITRVRELQADGERVAVAGEGNGGVIYPDYRIARDGAYTAAKFCELVAERPASEIAGAFDGYANVREAVGYADETEETAMIGAIEETARDAVAELDTTDGYRLDYGDGWVLARPSGTEPVIRIYAEARTEKRAEELAAMFGDAVRRVQD
- a CDS encoding winged helix-turn-helix domain-containing protein, with amino-acid sequence MSETAHEEAYADGTPLVELFGDGARARMLSVFVDERTRDLSVSEIARQAGVARSTVYDHLDDFVELGVVEFTRETGPSKRYQFNADSEIADFLYKLDGTVLSKLLENRDDVDYDGTD
- a CDS encoding TetR/AcrR family transcriptional regulator codes for the protein MTAEDSSKEEIMSATFDALCEHGYANLTMQSIADEFDKSKSLIHYHYDSKDDLLAAFMDHLLENFVEMVTGCGGQDPVEELRRMADIVVVGADDGNDANDFHTALLGLRAQAPYDEKLRDQLARNDARIRELIADIVRDGQEQGQFDESVDPEEFAALFRSAIEGAQAHGVVLGDAAPTDEVMAAVDDLLVNRLLVGGEGGEADGEEGGE
- the hisI gene encoding phosphoribosyl-AMP cyclohydrolase, yielding MSDAAETTEPDLAFDEQELLPAVAQDADTGEVLMLAYVTEEALEHTRETGLAHYYSRSRDELWKKGGSSGHTQAIEEVRVDCDGDAILYLVDQDGGACHTGYESCFYRTVDGDVVGERVFDPDEVYE
- a CDS encoding DUF7118 family protein, which codes for MVESVARLERADADRREAKSQVESVGEENLRDLREAVGDLREILTAYEDRAVRDEDFAAFIEFQDRIGHFTNDLPEDLPERETFEDIDDLLQQRRLVESDFEDARERLADAESALAPLEDWEDATDRYREARRAVGRRLDEVRDEIAERERLQRLGEADLDAPVERLRDPIETYDQNVREAFASFRSDSSAREVLDFLATTANFPLVPFERPPDDLRTFVRTHEAGTESIPQLLEYAGFSRSKLDHYVDDPDALKRAVATQQTYLERLDADPLTVGWPPPEADVLRWQCNERISVVGRFAPDVVPDLRAVRELTRREDYDRLRTSAQARDQLTDAERERLRSGAVEEELAELREEREQLEDALETYPDR
- a CDS encoding ABC transporter ATP-binding protein; this translates as MTDSETTPVDGDPLGHLIRRYARPHSRRFVLGGAGMGLSQIPGRVPALLVGVALDAIFLERERYSLPLVPQSLIPEEQAGQVVFTITLLAVAFAAEAVLSWLGGRISGTATYRTLHDVRVDTFDALVGHEMGYFDDRQTGDLMSVLNNDVGNLRKFGDASFRGLRFLLQVVVSFAFMALLHWQLAILLALMPLVLAGLSYWYAVRVEPRYDAVRETIGTVNSRLEDSIDGITTVKAFTSEDDERDAIRDVSARYRDDKWAVIRLRLAYNLSTWLLASLVFIGVFAAGALVVMGDVPAFVEPLSAGTLVTFLFYGKSFYAPIRQLMLEVLDSYENALASSKRIVAVLERTNELDTGDEDGELSVREARLDYEDVAFAYDGAEEATVEDVDFTADPGDLVGIVGPTGAGKSTIVKLLFRFYDPSDGTVRIDGTDIATVSRRSLRRHLGYVSQDPFLFYGTVRENVAYAVADADHEDVVAAAKQAGAHEFVTDLAEGYDTHVGERGGRLSGGQRQRIAIARAIMREPDVLVLDEATSHVDNETERQIQASVDALGAEQTTIAIAHRLSTVRDADQIIVLDDGRIREAGTHDELVAEDGLYADLWRVQVGETDALSDSFLDRVSEGEEVVR
- a CDS encoding A24 family peptidase, which encodes MLASTPDLLRLVAVPVLGWAAWRDVKTRRVPNRTWKPLAVLAVVLLLWEAPQAWATGDRLFFLQVAISVGFIVPLSTAFWYVGSFGGADAKAFYVVAILFPVYPVFYLPWAALPLEPTRVGVFSLTILSNTVVVGAAYPLAVALGNLLRGHVAWPMLIGKPVAWDRTTDEYGMLLETPDGFTRGGLDLDALRMYLQWRDESLAALREDPERLRHPDSLPRVPNAPGDGGMATDGGVPVDGTAAPDDGGSGAVPPAPRAEDPWGAQAFLDDIDHSAYGTSPAQLREGLEVLTTADEVWISPGIPFIVPMFFGLVLSLTYGDVLFTAVAALGFA
- a CDS encoding MATE family efflux transporter — its product is MSEDADRDLTSGSLWRPLLALSAPIVVTQLLQVLYNLVDTIWVGQLGTDAVSALSFSWPPVFVLISLGGGLTLAGSVLVAQNKGADKLDRVNEVAGQTLAFVTLFSLVLGVVGYFMAPTFLRLIGAEPGTDVFTYSVEYMRVIFVGVWFMFGFFVFQSLLRGWGDTKTPMYLMALSVAVNIVLDPIFIFGFQENPLFALVGLESLQAPLYAATGFTGYGVQGAAIATIISRSLATIPGVALLFTGHLGLSLSFSDLRLELETMKRIVEIGYPASIEQSSGALSYSAMTAIVAIVGPTAVASFGISSRINSLVFLLAVGLGMGVETAVGQNLGAERAQRARRVVFMAVGILVSVYLVLTLVAVAYAEPIVSVFIEGDDPRSGEVVNIGVRFLYIVAPTWGLMGVFHVIKGCFNGAGSTRAAMIFSVTAVWGLQVVPAYVLLAWFDMGTDGAWWAIALMHAGAALLVTAWFARDTWSDRVVDEDDLAPTPAD